The Vicia villosa cultivar HV-30 ecotype Madison, WI unplaced genomic scaffold, Vvil1.0 ctg.000911F_1_1, whole genome shotgun sequence genome has a segment encoding these proteins:
- the LOC131632157 gene encoding uncharacterized protein LOC131632157 isoform X1 has protein sequence MADSSLEGAKKKDVIRIERESVIPILKPRLFVSMVNLMKHSADGDEFLKLCKRIEYTIRAWYHLQFEDMLQLHSLFDPVSSAQKLEQKGLTSKEIDVLEQKFLTYLFEVMKKSNFNIATDDEINVALSGQYLLNLPITVNESKLDNKLLKKYFEAHPYNNLPDFHEKYIIFRRGIGIDQTTDYFIMEKVDMLIARFWAFLLRTLGLEKLVAKRSKRHGKKLDPKKDKKINSSEEEAYQDDVYDRIRLEKMPLSFGSLLSKTTIQEPTFDRIIVVYRRASSNSKPDRGIFVKHFRNIPMADMEIVLPEKKNPGLTPMDWVKFLGSAIVGLVAVVSSLQAATADLRVIGAVFSTVVGYCVKTYFTFQQNLATYQDMITQSMYEKQLDSGRGTLLHLCDDVIQQEVKEVVISFFILMKQGEATRQELDRRCEELLRKEFNESCNFDVDDAVHKLEKLGIVTRDPIGQYQCVGLKRASEIIGGATTEEIVIKATQGNITP, from the exons ATGGCAGATTCAAGCTTAGAAGGAGCCAAAAAGAAAGATGTGATTCGAATTGAACGTGAATCCGTCATTCCAATTCTGAAACCTAGGCTCTTCGTCTCAATGGTTAATCTTATGA AGCATAGTGCCGATGGAGACGAGTTTTTGAAGCTGTGCAAAAGAATTGAATATACAATTAGAGCTTGGTATCATCTACAATTTGAGGATATGTTG CAACTGCATTCACTCTTTGATCCCGTCTCTAGTGCCCAAAAGTTGGAACAAAAGGGCTTAACTTCTAAAGAAATAGATGTACTTGAACAAAAATTCTTGACCTATCTTTTTGAG GTAATGAAAAAGAGCAACTTCAATATTGCAACTGATGATGAAATTAATGTTGCACTTTCTGGACAGTATCTTCTAAATCTTCCAATCACTGTTAATGAATCTAAG CTTGACAATaagcttttgaaaaaatattttgaagcaCATCCCTATAATAACCTTCCAGATTTTCATGAAAAG TATATAATCTTTCGGCGCGGAATTGGAATCGATCAAACGACGGATTACTTTATAATGGAGAAAGTGGACATGCTCATCGCACGTTTCTGGGCATTTCTACTAAGAACACTCGG GTTGGAAAAACTAGTAGCAAAAAGATCGAAAAGACATGGTAAAAAACTAGATCCAAAGAAGGACAAAAAAATAAACTCATCAGAAGaagaagcttatcaagatgatgTATATGACCGGATACGCCTTGAAAAGATGCCATTGAG TTTTGGTAGTTTGCTAAGCAAGACAACAATCCAAGAACCTACATTTGATAGGATCATTGTTGTTTACAG GCGAGCGAGTTCCAATTCAAAACCAGACAGAGGAATTTTCGTGAAGCATTTCAGAAACATCCCAATGGCCGACATGGAAATCGTTCTT CCAGAAAAGAAAAATCCTGGCCTGACTCCTATGGATTGGGTGAAGTTTCTTGGATCTGCTATAGTTGGGTTG GTAGCTGTAGTTAGTTCACTTCAAGCAGCTACAGCCGATTTGAGGGTTATTGGGGCCGTTTTTTCTACCGTTGTCGGTTATTGTGTTAAAACATACTTCAC GTTTCAACAAAATTTGGCCACATATCAAGATATGATTACACAGTCGATGTATGAAAAACAACTCGACAGTGGAAGAGGAACACTTCTCCATTTATGTGATGATGTCATTCAACAAGAA GTGAAAGAGGTAGTGATTTCATTCTTTATTCTGATGAAACAAGGAGAAGCTACAAGACAG GAACTGGATCGAAGGTGTGAAGAACTTCTCAGAAAAGAATTCAATGAGAGTTGCAATTTTGATGTAGACGATGCGGTTCATAAACTTGAGAAGCTGGGAATTGTTACTCGG GATCCTATAGGACAATATCAATGTGTTGGATTGAAGAGGGCTAGCGAGATAATCGGTGGTGCCACCACCGAAGAGATTGTAATTAAGGCAACACAAGGAAACATCACTCCTTGA
- the LOC131632157 gene encoding uncharacterized protein LOC131632157 isoform X2, which produces MADSSLEGAKKKDVIRIERESVIPILKPRLFVSMVNLMKHSADGDEFLKLCKRIEYTIRAWYHLQFEDMLQLHSLFDPVSSAQKLEQKGLTSKEIDVLEQKFLTYLFEVMKKSNFNIATDDEINVALSGQYLLNLPITVNESKLDNKLLKKYFEAHPYNNLPDFHEKYIIFRRGIGIDQTTDYFIMEKVDMLIARFWAFLLRTLGLEKLVAKRSKRHGKKLDPKKDKKINSSEEEAYQDDVYDRIRLEKMPLSFGSLLSKTTIQEPTFDRIIVVYRRASSNSKPDRGIFVKHFRNIPMADMEIVLPEKKNPGLTPMDWVKFLGSAIVGLVAVVSSLQAATADLRVIGAVFSTVVGYCVKTYFTFQQNLATYQDMITQSMYEKQLDSGRGTLLHLCDDVIQQEVKEVVISFFILMKQGEATRQELDRRCEELLRKEFNESCNFDVDDAVHKLEKLGIVTRVGSYRTISMCWIEEG; this is translated from the exons ATGGCAGATTCAAGCTTAGAAGGAGCCAAAAAGAAAGATGTGATTCGAATTGAACGTGAATCCGTCATTCCAATTCTGAAACCTAGGCTCTTCGTCTCAATGGTTAATCTTATGA AGCATAGTGCCGATGGAGACGAGTTTTTGAAGCTGTGCAAAAGAATTGAATATACAATTAGAGCTTGGTATCATCTACAATTTGAGGATATGTTG CAACTGCATTCACTCTTTGATCCCGTCTCTAGTGCCCAAAAGTTGGAACAAAAGGGCTTAACTTCTAAAGAAATAGATGTACTTGAACAAAAATTCTTGACCTATCTTTTTGAG GTAATGAAAAAGAGCAACTTCAATATTGCAACTGATGATGAAATTAATGTTGCACTTTCTGGACAGTATCTTCTAAATCTTCCAATCACTGTTAATGAATCTAAG CTTGACAATaagcttttgaaaaaatattttgaagcaCATCCCTATAATAACCTTCCAGATTTTCATGAAAAG TATATAATCTTTCGGCGCGGAATTGGAATCGATCAAACGACGGATTACTTTATAATGGAGAAAGTGGACATGCTCATCGCACGTTTCTGGGCATTTCTACTAAGAACACTCGG GTTGGAAAAACTAGTAGCAAAAAGATCGAAAAGACATGGTAAAAAACTAGATCCAAAGAAGGACAAAAAAATAAACTCATCAGAAGaagaagcttatcaagatgatgTATATGACCGGATACGCCTTGAAAAGATGCCATTGAG TTTTGGTAGTTTGCTAAGCAAGACAACAATCCAAGAACCTACATTTGATAGGATCATTGTTGTTTACAG GCGAGCGAGTTCCAATTCAAAACCAGACAGAGGAATTTTCGTGAAGCATTTCAGAAACATCCCAATGGCCGACATGGAAATCGTTCTT CCAGAAAAGAAAAATCCTGGCCTGACTCCTATGGATTGGGTGAAGTTTCTTGGATCTGCTATAGTTGGGTTG GTAGCTGTAGTTAGTTCACTTCAAGCAGCTACAGCCGATTTGAGGGTTATTGGGGCCGTTTTTTCTACCGTTGTCGGTTATTGTGTTAAAACATACTTCAC GTTTCAACAAAATTTGGCCACATATCAAGATATGATTACACAGTCGATGTATGAAAAACAACTCGACAGTGGAAGAGGAACACTTCTCCATTTATGTGATGATGTCATTCAACAAGAA GTGAAAGAGGTAGTGATTTCATTCTTTATTCTGATGAAACAAGGAGAAGCTACAAGACAG GAACTGGATCGAAGGTGTGAAGAACTTCTCAGAAAAGAATTCAATGAGAGTTGCAATTTTGATGTAGACGATGCGGTTCATAAACTTGAGAAGCTGGGAATTGTTACTCGGGTGG GATCCTATAGGACAATATCAATGTGTTGGATTGAAGAGGGCTAG